In Ciona intestinalis unplaced genomic scaffold, KH HT000134.2, whole genome shotgun sequence, the DNA window AGCTGCGATTCTTCTCCTTCAAAGCTTCAACTTCTTCCATCCTTGTCTTCAACAAAACCTCTTGTTCTCTTGCTTTACTTTGTGTGTTTTCAGCTTCTTCTTGTAACGATAATACCACACTATCACTAGTAAGCTTTAGATTCGCCATCTCTTCAACCAAATCCAACTTATCCTTCTCAAGCTTACAAACACCCTGCTGTAATGATTCAACCACCGTACTGTGGTTTGCAACTTGGTTTTGTAGCTTTTGATTAGCAGACACAAGCCTCAACCCCTCAGATTGATGACTAATCAATTTCTCATTCAATTCCAAAACTTGTGTCTCAAGTTCTTCCAAGTTTTGACTTTTCTTCGCAACTTCTGTTTCTTTCTGTTGACAGTTAAGTTTCAACTGCTCCACTAATGCTGATGTCACATCATGTTTCTGAAGCTCATTCTGATGGTTTACCTTCAACGCCGCCA includes these proteins:
- the LOC104266656 gene encoding keratin, type I cytoskeletal 12-like, translating into MKGLEEEVLMLRSNIEITAKEKDENASELSELTNSIQIKVTKYENSLDVKEKQIQGLETSLKEVQMERNYLNQELAALKVNHQNELQKHDVTSALVEQLKLNCQQKETEVAKKSQNLEELETQVLELNEKLISHQSEGLRLVSANQKLQNQVANHSTVVESLQQGVCKLEKDKLDLVEEMANLKLTSDSVVLSLQEEAENTQSKAREQEVLLKTRMEEVEALKEKNRSLGSELEDVGKLFEDSKLQVESHERHAKELERLVENMKQVMTEKQDEN